From the Acetobacter aceti genome, one window contains:
- the mtnA gene encoding S-methyl-5-thioribose-1-phosphate isomerase: MKINGVPYRSVWVDQTDQRTVCIFDQTRLPFALEILRLSSSEQVAHAIVTMQVRGAPLIGAVAAYGLALALSADASDEAMEREASMLAATRPTAINLRWAIDRMLQKLRPVRPEDRVATAYSEAGLICDEDVAQNEAIGRHGLELIRAIKNRKQERERINILTHCNAGWIATVDWGTALAPIYMAHDEGLDVHVWVDETRPRNQGAALTAWELGSHGVSHTVIVDNAGGHLMQHGQVDIVIVGTDRVTANGDVANKIGTYLKALAARDNGLPFWVALPSTTIDWRVQNGLTEIPIEERSPLEVTTVTGRTAAGHLETVRITPDHSTAANPAFDVTPARLVTGLITERGCCDASGPGLQSLFPATTRL; this comes from the coding sequence ATGAAGATAAACGGTGTGCCTTATAGAAGCGTCTGGGTAGATCAGACTGATCAACGTACAGTCTGCATTTTTGATCAGACACGCCTGCCGTTCGCTCTGGAGATCCTTCGTCTTTCTTCATCTGAGCAGGTTGCACATGCCATTGTCACAATGCAGGTCAGAGGCGCCCCACTGATTGGAGCTGTCGCAGCCTATGGTCTGGCTTTGGCTCTTTCTGCAGACGCAAGTGACGAGGCGATGGAGCGTGAGGCATCCATGCTGGCGGCAACGCGGCCAACAGCAATCAATCTACGGTGGGCCATCGATCGAATGCTTCAGAAACTTCGACCAGTCAGACCGGAAGATCGGGTGGCAACCGCCTATTCAGAGGCTGGGCTTATCTGTGATGAAGACGTCGCCCAGAATGAAGCCATCGGCAGGCATGGTCTCGAACTGATCCGCGCTATCAAAAACAGAAAGCAAGAGAGAGAAAGAATCAACATTCTGACACACTGCAATGCCGGATGGATTGCAACAGTGGATTGGGGAACAGCTCTGGCACCGATCTATATGGCGCATGATGAAGGACTGGATGTACATGTGTGGGTTGATGAAACCCGTCCACGCAATCAGGGTGCGGCCCTGACCGCATGGGAACTCGGCAGTCATGGCGTGTCTCATACAGTGATCGTCGACAATGCCGGAGGCCACCTGATGCAGCATGGGCAGGTTGATATCGTGATTGTCGGAACAGACCGCGTTACGGCAAATGGCGACGTCGCCAACAAGATTGGCACTTACCTCAAGGCGCTTGCCGCCCGGGACAACGGCTTGCCATTCTGGGTGGCCCTTCCCTCCACGACCATCGACTGGCGTGTGCAGAATGGACTGACCGAAATTCCCATAGAAGAACGCTCTCCGCTTGAGGTCACCACAGTAACTGGCCGCACCGCAGCAGGGCATCTGGAGACGGTCCGTATCACTCCGGACCATAGCACCGCCGCCAATCCTGCCTTTGATGTGACGCCTGCACGGCTTGTCACAGGACTGATAACGGAACGAGGCTGCTGCGACGCAAGTGGGCCGGGCCTACAGTCACTTTTTCCGGCGACTACCCGCCTATAA
- a CDS encoding DUF2272 domain-containing protein — MSKTAAFGPTVLLLALAATSCASHPGNNPVPAQTPVAQYRNAAGPLAYNPHVPDFATRNFTPFNRQDVVAISMREWRLFGMPVDDDDPELRPEPTVASVKPERAPGLWQRVGEYWWIGQDPQETEVSWSGKYDADGRLFNFVHDGHYAWSAAFISYVMRVAGANDRFPYSPNHSTYINAAASGQSSGLRAHDPGSYVPKLGDLVCTGRGGSKSVRFASLPTSFGFPAHCGIVVATGQNGQPFGHQLSIIGGNIDDAVTLTHVPTDSNGAVASADGHSYDSRYPWCAVLEVLYDAEEEPDAGQ, encoded by the coding sequence ATGAGCAAGACTGCGGCATTTGGGCCCACTGTGCTTCTTCTGGCTCTTGCAGCCACATCCTGCGCCTCCCATCCAGGCAACAATCCTGTACCGGCTCAAACACCTGTTGCGCAGTATAGAAATGCAGCCGGTCCCCTGGCCTACAATCCCCACGTGCCTGATTTCGCCACCCGCAACTTCACTCCCTTCAATCGTCAGGATGTTGTGGCCATTTCCATGCGGGAATGGCGACTATTCGGCATGCCGGTCGATGACGATGATCCCGAACTGCGACCGGAGCCGACGGTCGCCAGCGTAAAACCTGAACGGGCGCCCGGACTATGGCAACGTGTCGGCGAATACTGGTGGATTGGACAGGATCCGCAGGAAACTGAAGTCTCATGGAGCGGTAAATACGACGCCGACGGCAGGTTGTTCAATTTCGTCCATGACGGGCATTACGCCTGGTCTGCAGCCTTCATCTCGTATGTCATGCGTGTGGCGGGAGCCAATGACCGGTTCCCCTACTCGCCCAATCATTCGACCTATATCAATGCCGCCGCATCAGGTCAGTCGAGCGGCCTGCGGGCGCATGATCCGGGAAGCTATGTTCCCAAACTTGGTGATCTTGTCTGCACCGGACGGGGCGGTAGCAAATCCGTTCGATTTGCAAGCCTGCCTACGTCATTCGGCTTCCCCGCACATTGCGGGATTGTTGTTGCAACCGGCCAGAACGGCCAGCCATTCGGTCATCAGTTGAGCATCATTGGTGGCAACATTGATGACGCCGTCACACTGACTCACGTCCCGACAGACTCCAATGGCGCTGTCGCATCGGCCGATGGTCATAGCTACGACTCACGCTATCCGTGGTGCGCCGTTCTGGAAGTGCTTTACGACGCCGAAGAAGAGCCTGACGCCGGTCAATAA
- a CDS encoding rhodanese-like domain-containing protein — translation MVKDVSPKDTWLALENDPEACLIDVRTPEEWQLVGIPDVSATGHTLYPISWQVTGGLVNSQFVEELRRAGLEATQKLYFICRSGARSRSAAMAAAREGFEHVFNVADGFEGPPDGQMHRGKAAGWKASGLPWRQN, via the coding sequence ATGGTTAAAGATGTAAGCCCGAAGGACACTTGGCTGGCGCTGGAAAACGATCCAGAGGCGTGTCTGATCGATGTGAGAACGCCAGAAGAGTGGCAACTGGTTGGGATACCAGATGTTTCTGCGACCGGACACACGCTGTATCCCATAAGCTGGCAGGTGACGGGCGGACTTGTAAACAGCCAGTTTGTTGAGGAGTTGCGCCGCGCCGGGCTTGAAGCAACGCAGAAGCTCTATTTCATCTGCCGGTCCGGAGCGCGCAGCCGTTCGGCAGCGATGGCTGCTGCCAGAGAAGGTTTTGAGCATGTTTTCAACGTCGCAGATGGTTTTGAAGGCCCGCCGGACGGACAGATGCATCGAGGCAAAGCCGCAGGCTGGAAAGCCTCAGGACTGCCATGGCGGCAGAACTGA
- a CDS encoding cysteine synthase A codes for MTPTSNSLPFPGWTTASSDMAGAIGGTPLIRLTRASEATGCDIFGKAEFMNPGGSVKDRAALAIITDAEKRGVLAPGGTIVEGTAGNTGIGLTLVANARGYKSIIVMPETQSQEKIDFLRMIGADLRLVPAKPYRDEGNYVHVSRRIAEENGFVWANQFDNLANREGHRHSTAPEIWEQLDGRVDAFTCACGTGGTLAGTALGLDDCAQKAGVKRPEIVLADPEGSGLYGWVKSNDLSVSGSSITEGIGQSRVTANLEGSPIDDAERIPDPEALEQIYSLLIHEGLSVGGSSGINVAAAIHVARRLGAGHRIVTILCDGGARYQSKLFNPEFLRAKNLPVPFWLDK; via the coding sequence ATGACTCCGACTTCAAATTCCCTGCCGTTTCCCGGCTGGACCACTGCGTCTTCCGACATGGCTGGCGCCATTGGCGGAACGCCGCTCATCAGGTTGACACGCGCTTCTGAGGCAACCGGGTGCGACATTTTCGGCAAGGCCGAGTTCATGAATCCCGGTGGGTCGGTCAAGGATCGTGCTGCTCTGGCAATCATCACTGACGCGGAAAAACGCGGCGTGTTGGCCCCCGGCGGGACGATTGTCGAAGGTACAGCAGGGAACACGGGCATCGGCCTGACCCTTGTCGCCAATGCTCGTGGCTACAAGAGCATTATCGTCATGCCGGAAACCCAGAGTCAGGAGAAAATTGATTTTCTCCGTATGATTGGCGCTGATCTCCGCCTTGTGCCTGCCAAACCCTATCGGGATGAAGGCAATTACGTTCACGTATCGCGGCGAATCGCAGAGGAAAACGGTTTCGTCTGGGCAAACCAGTTTGACAATCTCGCCAATCGGGAGGGTCATCGCCACTCGACAGCGCCTGAAATCTGGGAGCAGCTTGATGGCCGTGTCGACGCCTTCACCTGCGCCTGCGGTACAGGCGGGACACTCGCTGGTACGGCGCTTGGTCTGGATGACTGCGCGCAGAAGGCAGGCGTCAAACGTCCGGAGATCGTTCTGGCTGATCCGGAAGGCTCCGGTCTGTATGGCTGGGTGAAATCCAACGACCTGTCGGTCAGCGGCTCTTCCATCACTGAAGGCATCGGGCAGTCACGCGTCACCGCCAATCTGGAAGGCTCACCGATTGATGACGCCGAGCGTATTCCTGATCCGGAAGCCCTTGAGCAGATCTACAGCCTGCTCATCCATGAAGGACTCTCGGTCGGTGGCTCTTCCGGCATCAATGTTGCTGCTGCAATTCATGTCGCGCGTCGTCTCGGGGCGGGCCATCGCATCGTGACCATCCTGTGCGACGGGGGAGCGCGGTATCAGTCCAAGCTGTTCAACCCGGAATTCCTTCGAGCCAAAAACCTGCCGGTTCCGTTCTGGCTCGATAAATAA
- a CDS encoding DUF2167 domain-containing protein yields the protein MPLLMGCGGGYRLLFRFSACRCIALVLLMPLLSGAACSREVVSSVDRLKRLATALKEAEASTQPSSSLVPIAGQGLLEVPEGTRFVPAEQTRAFLESLGSSPDFSVMGMIISQNFYTDPDWMVVINWKEIGFVDEDRLKNLSIRQITRSIEKVVATQNKIRQKTGLPALHLKNLLLSPRYDTVTHSAEYATDWTIEGLDREGVLFSHDFIGRSGILSFNFIAMARPLEAIYPITDPITQRFSYLAGHNYSDFDPAHDRRASYAHDIAFPSWQKTGYSLMTAAALYWLKRRRDKKSS from the coding sequence ATGCCACTTCTCATGGGCTGCGGGGGGGGGTATCGTTTGCTGTTTCGTTTTTCAGCCTGTCGCTGCATAGCGCTGGTTCTGCTGATGCCGCTCTTATCTGGGGCAGCCTGCTCCCGTGAGGTAGTGAGCAGTGTGGATCGGCTGAAGCGGCTTGCGACAGCCTTGAAAGAAGCCGAAGCGAGCACCCAGCCCAGTTCATCGCTTGTTCCAATAGCAGGACAGGGTTTGCTTGAAGTGCCTGAAGGCACACGATTTGTCCCGGCTGAACAGACCAGGGCATTTCTGGAATCTCTGGGTAGTTCGCCTGATTTTTCCGTCATGGGAATGATCATTTCTCAAAATTTTTATACGGACCCTGACTGGATGGTGGTCATCAATTGGAAGGAGATTGGGTTTGTCGATGAAGACAGACTCAAAAACCTCTCGATCCGGCAAATCACCCGTTCAATCGAAAAAGTGGTGGCTACACAGAATAAAATTCGTCAAAAGACAGGTCTTCCTGCTCTTCATCTGAAAAACCTGCTGCTTTCTCCTCGTTACGATACCGTCACGCATTCTGCGGAGTATGCAACAGACTGGACAATCGAGGGATTGGATAGGGAAGGAGTTTTATTCAGTCACGATTTTATCGGACGCAGTGGGATTCTATCGTTTAATTTTATCGCGATGGCTCGCCCCCTCGAAGCCATTTATCCCATTACAGACCCGATCACTCAGCGGTTCAGTTATCTGGCAGGGCATAACTATAGTGATTTTGATCCGGCGCATGATCGCCGTGCGTCGTATGCTCATGATATTGCTTTTCCATCATGGCAGAAGACGGGGTACAGTCTGATGACTGCGGCTGCGCTCTATTGGTTAAAACGCAGGCGAGATAAAAAATCTTCCTAA
- a CDS encoding phosphoserine transaminase: MTVTAAPVSSRQGKPQTRPANPAFSSGPCAKRPGWSLEGLSGALLGRSHRAPEGRARLGEVIDRSAAILGMPEDWRLGIVPGSDTGAVEMALWSLLGTRPVDVLAFESFSATWANDITAQLELDARVLKAEYGELPDLKAVDWSRDVVLAWNGTTSGVKFHDAEAIPAEHDGLVICDATSAAFAMELPWEKLDVVTWSWQKVLGGEAAHGMLALSPRAVARLEAGPAPRPLPKVFRLTSKGRLIEGIFCGDTINTPSMLCVEDALDGLKWAEGAGGLKGLIARSRANLAAIEKWEKTSNWAQFLAVEPGIRSNTAICLRIVAPWFMALDAETRTKAAKKIADLLAKEGVAYDIASYRDAPPGLRIWGGATVETSDIEALLPWLDWAETQVRTEFSA; encoded by the coding sequence ATGACCGTTACAGCAGCGCCCGTGTCCTCCCGGCAGGGTAAGCCTCAGACACGCCCCGCCAACCCGGCATTTTCTTCAGGCCCATGCGCCAAACGGCCGGGCTGGTCGCTGGAAGGGCTTTCTGGCGCTCTTCTGGGCCGCTCCCATCGTGCGCCGGAAGGCCGGGCACGGCTTGGCGAAGTCATTGATCGCTCGGCAGCCATTCTGGGTATGCCGGAAGACTGGCGTCTCGGAATCGTGCCGGGGTCGGACACAGGCGCTGTCGAGATGGCGCTCTGGTCGCTGCTGGGCACGCGGCCTGTGGACGTTCTCGCCTTCGAGAGTTTCTCCGCCACATGGGCCAATGACATCACAGCGCAACTGGAACTCGATGCTCGCGTATTGAAGGCCGAGTATGGCGAACTGCCTGACCTGAAGGCGGTAGACTGGTCGCGGGATGTGGTGCTGGCATGGAACGGCACCACGTCAGGCGTGAAGTTCCATGATGCGGAAGCCATTCCAGCCGAGCATGACGGGCTGGTGATCTGTGACGCGACCTCGGCTGCCTTCGCCATGGAACTGCCCTGGGAGAAGCTCGATGTTGTGACCTGGTCATGGCAGAAAGTGCTGGGAGGTGAAGCGGCTCATGGCATGCTGGCGCTCTCGCCTCGTGCGGTGGCCCGGCTTGAGGCCGGTCCGGCTCCACGCCCATTGCCCAAGGTTTTTCGTCTGACTTCCAAAGGCAGGCTGATCGAAGGCATCTTTTGTGGAGATACGATCAACACGCCATCCATGCTGTGTGTGGAAGATGCGCTGGATGGCCTGAAATGGGCCGAGGGGGCTGGTGGACTGAAGGGACTGATCGCCCGAAGCCGCGCCAACCTCGCCGCTATCGAGAAATGGGAAAAAACGTCCAACTGGGCGCAGTTCCTTGCTGTTGAACCGGGTATCCGCTCGAACACAGCTATCTGCCTGCGAATTGTTGCCCCGTGGTTCATGGCGCTTGACGCAGAAACCCGGACGAAAGCTGCAAAAAAAATCGCTGACCTGCTTGCCAAAGAAGGCGTGGCCTACGACATCGCCAGCTATCGTGACGCACCGCCGGGCCTGCGCATCTGGGGTGGCGCAACGGTAGAAACCTCGGATATCGAGGCGCTTCTTCCGTGGCTGGATTGGGCTGAAACGCAAGTGCGGACTGAATTTTCAGCCTGA
- the grxB gene encoding glutaredoxin 2 — MTRTLYVYEHCPFCVKARMIFGFKNIPVEIKYLLNDDEAGPIGMIGQKMLPILDEDGRFMGESLDIIAHIDDTGEKVLCGEPNPAIEDWISGISKPLYKLMLPRAACAPLPEFATTAARAYFVRKKEPSAGQFSLLLEDGTDFLATLNSRLHLLAPLIRSEAAVNGALSMDDIHLFAALHSLSVIKGVIYPPEVERYRQTMVRLCGVALMDDYAA; from the coding sequence GTGACGCGCACTCTTTATGTCTACGAGCACTGCCCGTTTTGCGTGAAAGCGCGCATGATCTTCGGTTTCAAGAACATCCCGGTTGAAATCAAATATCTACTGAATGACGACGAGGCCGGTCCGATAGGCATGATCGGCCAGAAAATGCTACCCATCCTTGACGAGGATGGGCGGTTCATGGGCGAAAGCCTGGATATCATCGCCCATATTGATGATACCGGCGAAAAAGTTCTGTGCGGCGAGCCTAATCCTGCCATCGAGGACTGGATATCAGGCATCTCGAAGCCGCTCTACAAGCTCATGTTGCCGCGCGCGGCCTGCGCCCCATTGCCGGAGTTCGCGACGACAGCGGCACGCGCCTATTTCGTGCGGAAGAAAGAACCTTCGGCGGGACAGTTTTCTCTCCTGCTGGAAGACGGAACCGATTTCCTCGCAACACTCAACTCCCGGCTGCACTTGCTGGCTCCGTTGATCCGTTCCGAAGCAGCGGTGAACGGCGCTCTCTCCATGGACGACATTCATCTCTTCGCGGCGCTGCACAGCCTGTCCGTGATAAAAGGCGTGATCTACCCGCCTGAGGTCGAGCGTTATCGTCAGACGATGGTACGCCTCTGCGGAGTGGCGTTGATGGACGATTACGCCGCCTGA
- the argC gene encoding N-acetyl-gamma-glutamyl-phosphate reductase: MVSEPVVFIDGEAGTTGLEISERLLSLPVQIHSVDPARRKDPQARAEAMQAADLVVLCLPDDASRDAVEMIGQFSAQGKRAPKILDASTAFRTAPGWVYGFPELAADQPEAIMRAERVSNPGCYPTGAIALLRPLIDAGVMEPSFPVTINAVSGYTGGGRTMIEEQERAGGPAFLLYGLNLAHKHLPEIRQHALLDRRPIFVPSVGHFPRGMIVSIPVHMDLLVKGTTVEDLRRILEEHYAASSFVTVAGPENTLVADTMAGSDGMELRVHADAEGRHAVLTARLDNLGKGASGAAIQNIALMLGISPN; this comes from the coding sequence ATGGTATCCGAACCGGTTGTTTTTATTGATGGTGAAGCAGGCACGACCGGGCTCGAAATCAGTGAGCGCCTTCTGTCCCTGCCTGTACAAATTCATTCCGTCGATCCGGCTCGCCGCAAGGATCCACAGGCCCGCGCCGAGGCCATGCAGGCTGCCGATCTGGTCGTTCTCTGTCTCCCCGACGATGCGTCACGGGACGCGGTGGAGATGATCGGCCAGTTCAGCGCGCAAGGAAAGCGTGCGCCGAAGATACTTGACGCCAGCACAGCCTTCAGGACAGCGCCGGGCTGGGTTTACGGGTTCCCGGAACTGGCGGCGGATCAGCCCGAAGCGATCATGCGTGCGGAGCGGGTCTCCAATCCAGGCTGTTACCCCACCGGAGCCATCGCCCTGCTGCGTCCGCTGATTGATGCGGGCGTGATGGAACCGAGTTTTCCTGTCACCATCAATGCCGTGAGTGGCTACACAGGTGGCGGCAGAACCATGATTGAGGAGCAGGAGCGGGCAGGGGGACCGGCTTTCCTGCTTTATGGCCTGAATCTTGCCCACAAGCATCTTCCAGAAATCCGTCAGCACGCGCTGCTGGATCGTCGACCGATTTTTGTTCCTTCAGTCGGGCATTTCCCACGAGGGATGATTGTGTCGATCCCGGTGCATATGGATCTGCTTGTAAAGGGAACTACCGTCGAGGATCTGCGTCGCATTCTGGAGGAGCATTATGCCGCTTCATCTTTCGTCACTGTCGCCGGGCCGGAAAATACGCTGGTTGCGGACACGATGGCGGGAAGCGATGGCATGGAACTGCGGGTTCATGCCGATGCAGAAGGCCGTCATGCCGTGCTGACGGCGCGGCTGGATAATCTGGGGAAAGGCGCCTCAGGGGCTGCGATCCAGAATATCGCCCTCATGCTTGGCATTTCCCCGAACTGA
- a CDS encoding ABC transporter permease gives MDSHAPESSSATQKMTPAQPEWTLSTNEQVPVLHISGDWTIDENVPLAFSTGTMPNHLPSASLAVDASRLGQWDSSLVSFLWSAKQVASKAGLTLDISELPQGVQSLSSLLPETPQAPAHQDAKIRNPFRLSGAFTLSTIAEVGALTELGLETARVSTKALSGRGGMRLRDLLSNIFDAGPAALIIVSIVNFLIGAILAFVGAVQLQKFSADIYVANLVGIACVRELSAVMTAIIMAGRTGGAYAARIATMQGNEEIDALQVFGIPVSSYILVPAVISLMVMMPLLYLYGCVMSIFGGYVVSVGMLPDITGAGYIHQTFNAVAMNQFEFGFVKSIVFAIMIGLVSCHIGLKAGRSAADVGTAATSAVVVGIVGVITLDAIFAVMANALGI, from the coding sequence ATGGATAGTCACGCACCAGAAAGTTCTTCCGCCACGCAGAAAATGACGCCTGCGCAGCCTGAATGGACTCTTTCCACCAACGAACAGGTGCCGGTACTCCATATTTCAGGCGACTGGACGATCGACGAAAATGTCCCTCTGGCATTTTCCACCGGCACCATGCCAAATCATTTGCCATCAGCCTCACTGGCTGTCGATGCGAGCAGGCTGGGTCAGTGGGATTCGTCTCTTGTCTCGTTTCTGTGGAGCGCGAAGCAGGTCGCCAGCAAAGCTGGACTGACGCTCGATATCAGCGAACTTCCTCAGGGCGTGCAAAGTCTTTCCTCCCTTCTGCCGGAAACGCCACAGGCTCCAGCCCATCAGGATGCAAAGATTCGTAATCCGTTCAGACTAAGCGGCGCCTTTACCCTCTCCACCATCGCCGAAGTCGGCGCGCTGACGGAACTGGGACTGGAAACGGCGCGCGTTTCCACGAAGGCCCTGAGCGGACGCGGCGGCATGCGCCTGCGCGACCTTCTTTCGAATATTTTCGATGCCGGTCCAGCAGCGCTCATCATTGTCAGTATCGTCAATTTTCTGATCGGCGCGATTCTCGCTTTTGTGGGTGCTGTACAGCTTCAGAAATTTTCGGCTGATATTTACGTCGCCAACCTCGTCGGCATTGCCTGCGTCCGTGAGCTTTCGGCCGTCATGACAGCCATCATCATGGCGGGTCGTACGGGAGGGGCTTACGCAGCCCGCATCGCCACCATGCAGGGCAATGAGGAGATCGATGCCCTGCAGGTTTTTGGGATTCCCGTCTCCAGCTATATTCTGGTGCCCGCCGTCATATCGCTGATGGTCATGATGCCGCTTCTGTATCTTTATGGCTGTGTGATGAGTATTTTTGGCGGTTACGTCGTCTCGGTCGGCATGCTGCCTGATATTACCGGAGCCGGTTATATTCATCAGACCTTCAATGCCGTCGCGATGAATCAGTTTGAATTTGGTTTTGTCAAATCAATTGTTTTCGCGATCATGATCGGCCTCGTCTCTTGCCATATTGGCCTGAAAGCTGGCCGCAGCGCCGCCGATGTCGGCACGGCGGCCACCTCGGCCGTGGTGGTCGGCATTGTGGGAGTGATCACACTGGATGCGATCTTTGCCGTCATGGCCAATGCTCTGGGAATCTGA
- a CDS encoding ABC transporter ATP-binding protein encodes MQSKADLPQPASGAQQNDTLLSLRDVTIGYGSKVIQKNITMDVKRGSIFAVMGGSGCGKSTILRSMIGLLPPKTGRYTVDGDDYWAGPDSHRTALNRRFGVLFQSGALWSSMTVGENVALPLEMFTRLDKAMIRNLVELKLGLVGLSQAIDLYPSEISGGMKKRAGLARAIALDPDVLFFDEPSAGLDPITSARLDDLILSLREGLGATVIIVSHELPSLFAIADDGIFLDAQSKTPIAHGSPRDLRDHCTDPQVHAFMHRDARVDSAPAEPVRKGSSHNGQ; translated from the coding sequence ATGCAGAGCAAAGCTGACCTTCCCCAACCCGCATCGGGCGCACAGCAGAATGATACCCTCCTGTCCCTGCGCGATGTCACCATTGGTTATGGTTCCAAGGTCATCCAGAAAAACATAACAATGGACGTCAAGCGTGGCTCCATCTTCGCGGTCATGGGTGGTTCCGGATGCGGCAAGAGCACCATTCTCCGCAGCATGATCGGCTTGCTTCCACCAAAAACAGGCCGATACACCGTCGATGGGGATGACTACTGGGCTGGGCCAGACAGCCACAGGACAGCTCTCAATCGCCGCTTTGGCGTGCTGTTCCAGAGTGGCGCACTCTGGTCTTCCATGACGGTCGGCGAAAACGTGGCGCTCCCACTTGAGATGTTTACCCGGCTCGATAAAGCCATGATCCGCAATCTTGTCGAACTCAAGCTGGGGCTTGTCGGTCTGTCTCAGGCCATTGATCTCTACCCTTCCGAGATTTCAGGCGGAATGAAAAAGCGGGCCGGACTGGCGCGGGCGATAGCCCTTGATCCCGACGTCCTGTTTTTCGATGAGCCCTCGGCCGGCCTCGATCCGATCACGTCGGCGCGTCTGGACGATCTCATCCTCAGTTTGCGGGAAGGTCTGGGAGCGACAGTCATCATCGTAAGCCACGAACTGCCGAGCCTGTTCGCTATCGCTGATGATGGTATCTTTCTCGATGCCCAGAGCAAGACACCGATCGCCCACGGCTCTCCCCGCGATCTGAGGGATCACTGCACCGATCCGCAGGTTCATGCCTTCATGCACCGCGACGCTCGGGTCGACTCAGCGCCCGCTGAACCAGTCAGGAAAGGCTCATCTCACAATGGCCAATGA
- a CDS encoding MlaD family protein has translation MANETGAARQTIVGLFVTGGIALSVLAFIFFGNTNFFSRNTQAVIVFQDSVAGLSVGAPVTFRGVRVGSVDKITLRYDQSTGTPYIPVEITLDPAQVHVIRDPKSSDHINLREVIDRGLRAEQNVQSFVTGTVSINLDFFPGSPAVLHPQVTSLREIPTHASAIQKMKETLSDLPLKELVSNVNDAVLSIREVAQKLNVQFPALVDSLQESSRDAQQTLKAATATVKDMQGKLNVTLLDIDRVMQTGNAQLQSRGADLHATLTSATKTADEARKTLENVESIISPRSANRDNLDSALRDIATAAAALRGFASDVERNPQLLLMGRRQ, from the coding sequence ATGGCCAATGAAACAGGCGCAGCCCGTCAAACGATTGTCGGTCTGTTTGTCACGGGAGGCATCGCCCTGAGTGTGCTGGCCTTCATCTTTTTTGGGAACACCAATTTTTTCTCAAGAAACACGCAGGCCGTCATTGTGTTCCAGGATTCCGTCGCCGGACTGTCCGTCGGTGCGCCTGTGACGTTTCGAGGCGTTCGTGTCGGGTCTGTCGACAAGATCACCCTTCGGTATGATCAGTCGACAGGGACTCCCTACATACCGGTGGAAATCACGCTCGATCCGGCTCAGGTTCATGTCATTCGAGACCCGAAATCGTCCGATCATATCAATCTCCGCGAAGTCATCGATCGTGGATTGCGCGCTGAACAGAATGTCCAGAGCTTCGTGACAGGCACAGTCAGCATCAACCTCGATTTTTTCCCGGGTTCTCCCGCCGTTTTACACCCGCAGGTCACCAGCCTTAGAGAAATTCCGACTCATGCATCGGCTATCCAGAAGATGAAGGAAACGCTGTCGGATCTGCCGCTCAAAGAGCTGGTTTCCAATGTCAATGACGCCGTTCTGTCCATTCGGGAGGTTGCCCAAAAGCTCAACGTCCAGTTTCCGGCCCTTGTGGACAGTCTTCAGGAGAGTTCCAGAGACGCGCAGCAAACCCTGAAAGCGGCGACAGCGACAGTCAAGGATATGCAGGGAAAACTGAATGTTACCCTGCTCGACATTGATCGGGTCATGCAGACGGGTAATGCCCAGTTGCAAAGTCGCGGGGCCGATCTGCACGCAACATTGACCAGCGCCACCAAGACGGCCGATGAAGCCAGAAAGACACTGGAAAATGTTGAAAGCATCATTTCCCCCCGTTCAGCAAACCGGGATAACCTGGACTCAGCCCTGCGTGATATAGCAACGGCCGCCGCCGCCTTGCGGGGTTTTGCCAGCGACGTTGAAAGAAATCCCCAATTACTTCTCATGGGACGGCGTCAGTAA